The Methanofervidicoccus sp. A16 genome has a segment encoding these proteins:
- the bioA gene encoding adenosylmethionine--8-amino-7-oxononanoate transaminase yields MKENYTPEDLAQWDKKYVWHPYTQMKEYDPPFKNLIIERGEGNYLIDIYGNRYLDAVSSIWCNLFGHSEKRIIEEIKRQADKICHSTLLGCGNIPSILLAKKLVEITPLHLTKVFYSEDGSEAVEIALKIAFQYYQLKDPEGNKKRTKFLSVKEGYHGDTFGAMSVGGSEIFHGLFKPLLFKGYHGNPPYCYRCRYGHNFRDTDERMEKGCSMDCLEDMLKLLEEKKDELFCIILEGGVMGSAGMIPYPDNYIEELARRSKEEGIIFILDEVATFGRLGRYLYSEREELRSISKPDIITIGKGITGGYLPLAVTMTTDEIYNQFLGDFEEFRHFFHGHTYTGNQLLCTSALATLEILEEKNFFKNVNKKIEMFHRELERLKELEHVGDVRKRGFMVGIELVKDKRTKEPYPYREKVAYKVAENLLKRGIYMRPILNTIILVPPLTITEEEIEFLCRNLYEAIRETLG; encoded by the coding sequence ATGAAAGAGAATTACACCCCTGAAGACCTTGCTCAATGGGATAAAAAGTACGTATGGCACCCATACACCCAGATGAAGGAGTACGATCCTCCCTTTAAAAATCTAATAATAGAGAGGGGGGAGGGCAACTACCTTATAGACATCTACGGGAATAGATACTTAGATGCAGTATCCTCGATATGGTGCAACCTCTTTGGTCATAGTGAAAAGAGAATTATTGAGGAGATAAAGAGACAGGCAGATAAGATATGCCACTCTACTCTCTTGGGATGTGGTAATATTCCCTCTATACTCCTGGCGAAGAAACTTGTTGAAATTACCCCCCTTCATCTAACTAAAGTATTCTACTCGGAGGATGGTTCAGAGGCTGTTGAGATCGCCCTTAAGATAGCCTTTCAGTACTACCAGTTAAAGGATCCTGAAGGAAATAAAAAGAGAACTAAGTTCCTCTCTGTGAAGGAGGGCTACCATGGAGATACCTTTGGAGCCATGAGTGTAGGAGGTAGTGAGATCTTCCACGGTTTATTTAAGCCCCTCCTATTTAAGGGATATCATGGAAATCCTCCCTACTGCTACAGGTGTAGATACGGCCACAACTTCAGGGATACAGATGAGAGGATGGAGAAGGGGTGTAGTATGGACTGCCTCGAGGATATGTTGAAACTCTTGGAGGAGAAGAAAGATGAGTTGTTCTGTATAATACTTGAAGGGGGGGTGATGGGCTCTGCTGGGATGATCCCATATCCAGATAACTACATAGAGGAGTTGGCGAGGAGATCCAAGGAGGAGGGTATAATATTTATATTAGACGAGGTTGCAACTTTTGGAAGACTTGGTAGATATCTTTATTCCGAGAGGGAGGAGTTAAGAAGCATATCTAAACCAGATATAATTACAATTGGAAAGGGAATAACTGGAGGGTATCTCCCCTTAGCAGTTACCATGACAACTGATGAAATATACAACCAATTCTTAGGAGATTTTGAAGAGTTTAGACATTTCTTCCATGGACATACCTATACAGGAAATCAGTTGTTATGTACCTCGGCACTTGCCACCTTGGAGATATTAGAGGAGAAGAACTTCTTTAAGAATGTGAATAAGAAGATAGAGATGTTCCATAGGGAGTTAGAGAGGTTGAAGGAGTTGGAACATGTGGGAGATGTTAGAAAGAGAGGTTTTATGGTAGGTATTGAGTTGGTGAAAGATAAGAGAACTAAGGAACCCTACCCATACAGGGAGAAGGTGGCCTATAAGGTTGCAGAGAACCTACTTAAGAGAGGTATATATATGAGACCTATCCTTAACACCATAATATTAGTTCCTCCTTTAACTATTACAGAGGAGGAGATAGAGTTTCTATGTAGAAATCTCTATGAGGCAATTAGGGAAACATTGGGATAA
- the cobY gene encoding adenosylcobinamide-phosphate guanylyltransferase codes for MDALLMAGGKGSRLKVKIEKPLLPILKKPMIDYVIYSLLNSKIENIYIAVSKNTRKTKEYLSKKYPNKRIKIIDTPGKGYIYDINYSMRYFSEPFMVVSCDIPTITPKIIDEIVDEYYTLRSQYRDLEALCVVVERDKYLGRSTVAMGKYIPIGINILYPANREQVEKLYILEEPILNVNTLEEREIAEAIIKSINNDNTKKDNIIYLSSHQDCD; via the coding sequence ATGGATGCCCTACTTATGGCTGGTGGAAAAGGTAGTAGGCTAAAAGTTAAAATAGAAAAACCACTATTACCAATTTTAAAAAAACCTATGATAGATTACGTAATTTACTCCCTTCTAAACTCCAAAATAGAGAATATATACATTGCAGTGTCTAAAAATACCAGAAAAACTAAGGAATATCTTTCTAAGAAGTATCCTAATAAAAGAATAAAAATAATTGACACTCCTGGAAAAGGCTACATCTATGATATAAACTACTCTATGAGGTATTTCTCAGAGCCTTTTATGGTAGTATCCTGTGATATACCTACTATAACTCCTAAGATTATAGATGAAATCGTTGATGAATATTATACCTTAAGGTCTCAATATAGAGATTTAGAGGCCCTCTGTGTGGTGGTAGAGAGAGATAAGTATCTTGGCAGGTCTACAGTAGCCATGGGAAAGTACATCCCAATAGGTATAAATATACTCTATCCTGCAAATAGGGAACAGGTAGAAAAACTGTATATTCTAGAGGAACCTATTCTAAATGTGAATACCTTAGAGGAGAGGGAAATAGCGGAGGCAATTATCAAGAGTATAAATAATGATAACACTAAGAAAGATAATATTATATACCTTAGTTCTCATCAAGATTGTGATTAG
- the hemA gene encoding glutamyl-tRNA reductase: MILFKADYKNYSVPQLEKLRFKEEDFYKRYNHCVLLQTCNRVEAYFDPNFTNLEDLKEDFKDFELIEGDDAIIHLLRLAAGLESMIVGEDQILGQIKRSYHTAKKYGKTTKYLDIVFLKSIHIGQRVRSETKINKGKVSIASAAIELLEKTVGLNNKNILVIGAGEIGTLVGKVLIEKNIKAIFVANRTYERAERLAEKLGGMAVHFDKLKEALNFCDVIICATASPHKILDKEILKDVKGEKIIVDIANPRDVDDNVKELPNVKLYTIDDLRLVSKENLERRKREIPAVERIIEEEFPILRKKLEKLNLEYLIKDYRSYIEGIRNRELEKALKKIRCGKDPEEILVKFSEVFAKRLLHDFIEIIYSSDVDREVIKTIVALLKDRERSLT, translated from the coding sequence ATGATACTGTTTAAGGCCGATTATAAAAATTATTCTGTTCCCCAGTTAGAGAAACTGAGATTTAAGGAAGAAGACTTCTATAAGAGATATAATCACTGTGTACTGCTACAAACCTGTAACAGGGTGGAGGCATACTTTGATCCAAACTTTACAAACTTGGAAGATCTTAAAGAGGATTTTAAAGACTTTGAATTGATAGAGGGTGATGACGCCATTATCCACCTCCTGAGGTTAGCCGCAGGACTAGAGTCTATGATAGTTGGAGAGGATCAGATACTTGGGCAGATAAAAAGGAGTTATCATACTGCAAAGAAGTATGGAAAAACTACAAAGTATCTAGATATAGTGTTCCTAAAGAGTATCCATATAGGCCAGAGGGTAAGGTCTGAGACTAAAATAAATAAAGGGAAAGTATCCATAGCAAGTGCTGCTATAGAACTGTTGGAGAAGACTGTAGGACTGAATAATAAAAATATATTAGTTATAGGTGCTGGGGAGATAGGGACCCTCGTAGGTAAGGTACTTATAGAGAAAAACATCAAGGCTATATTCGTTGCAAATAGGACCTATGAGAGGGCTGAAAGGCTTGCGGAGAAACTGGGAGGCATGGCTGTACATTTTGATAAATTGAAAGAGGCCCTCAACTTCTGCGATGTAATTATATGTGCCACAGCATCTCCTCATAAGATATTGGATAAGGAGATACTTAAGGATGTTAAAGGAGAGAAGATCATTGTAGATATTGCCAATCCAAGGGATGTAGATGATAACGTAAAGGAACTTCCAAATGTTAAACTGTACACTATAGACGACTTAAGACTTGTATCTAAGGAAAATTTAGAGAGGAGAAAGAGAGAGATACCTGCTGTAGAGAGGATCATAGAAGAGGAGTTCCCTATCCTTCGAAAAAAACTTGAAAAACTTAACCTTGAATATCTAATAAAAGATTATAGAAGTTATATAGAGGGTATAAGAAATAGGGAGTTGGAAAAGGCTCTGAAAAAAATAAGATGTGGAAAGGACCCAGAGGAGATTTTAGTTAAGTTTTCAGAGGTTTTTGCAAAGAGGCTGCTCCATGACTTTATAGAGATTATCTACAGTAGTGATGTAGATAGAGAGGTTATAAAGACCATAGTTGCCTTGTTAAAAGATAGGGAAAGATCTTTAACTTAG
- a CDS encoding haloacid dehalogenase — protein sequence MKGMDLMKYFEKKDSTREEILKISREIVRDCAMNIRHVQKMKRDEISFEVVEKLKKLEELTEEYYDFGKYLNLPQQEYVEFQVFYSIVFEGRYLDYHELEVEVKPENYVLGICDVVGELRRMVLESIKKDDIESAERYYKFMEKIYDEVIKYDYYYVIEGLRKKQDICRGILEKTYGDIVTFVENLKLRKELEKQREIKD from the coding sequence ATGAAAGGGATGGACTTAATGAAGTACTTTGAAAAAAAGGATAGTACCAGAGAAGAGATATTGAAGATCTCCAGGGAGATAGTAAGAGATTGTGCCATGAATATCCGCCACGTTCAAAAGATGAAGAGGGATGAGATCTCCTTTGAAGTGGTAGAGAAACTTAAAAAGTTGGAGGAGTTAACAGAGGAGTACTACGATTTCGGAAAGTATCTAAATCTGCCTCAACAGGAGTATGTGGAATTTCAGGTATTTTACAGTATAGTGTTTGAGGGAAGATATTTAGATTACCATGAACTGGAGGTAGAGGTTAAACCTGAGAACTACGTTCTAGGGATCTGTGATGTAGTGGGGGAGTTGAGAAGGATGGTATTAGAGTCTATAAAAAAGGACGATATTGAAAGTGCTGAAAGGTACTATAAATTTATGGAGAAAATATACGATGAAGTAATAAAGTATGACTATTATTATGTAATTGAAGGTCTAAGGAAGAAGCAGGACATATGTAGAGGTATCCTAGAAAAAACCTACGGAGATATAGTTACCTTCGTTGAAAATCTAAAGTTAAGGAAAGAACTTGAGAAACAGAGGGAGATTAAAGATTAA
- a CDS encoding 50S ribosomal protein L23, which produces MDVFDIIKMPVVSEKTMRLIEEENKLVFYVDKRATKGDIKRAVEELFNVKVSKVNVLITPQGRKKAYVKLKDEYDAGEVAANLGIY; this is translated from the coding sequence ATGGATGTTTTTGATATTATCAAGATGCCTGTAGTAAGTGAAAAGACTATGAGACTTATCGAGGAGGAGAACAAGTTGGTGTTCTACGTAGATAAGAGGGCTACTAAGGGAGATATTAAGAGGGCTGTTGAGGAACTCTTCAACGTAAAGGTAAGTAAGGTAAATGTACTTATTACACCCCAGGGAAGAAAAAAGGCCTATGTGAAACTGAAGGACGAGTACGACGCTGGAGAGGTTGCAGCCAACTTAGGTATCTACTAA
- a CDS encoding UPF0104 family protein has product MGLRKKIVTFLLYFLGLTIILAIIIHVGITEVVSVLLSTDPLIFLLAVLLYFLGCYILTLRWKTILSISNCRASSKNLFLLIMMGQFINNITPSMKGGSEPFRAYYLSKLENIPKSISFSSVIVERVLDTVAFLVLSLLVILYFLIEGIPLVEELVVVWLLIGVLMVISVYIIMHRSLPYKVASKLIRIISYVSSKNIPEKEIYKSIEDLQQNILFLHNNRKKMVMPFILTFLWWFLDIFKNYILFLSIGYRVSPIALSSTYLVSLLVGILPTLPGSLGVSDAVSITLYSYFGIPHSISTTGTLLDRVVSYLIPTLFGFVAYYIIRRKLKK; this is encoded by the coding sequence ATGGGTCTAAGGAAAAAGATAGTAACCTTTCTTCTATATTTCTTAGGGCTAACTATTATTCTTGCCATAATCATACACGTTGGAATCACCGAGGTTGTATCTGTACTACTATCTACAGACCCTCTTATCTTTTTACTGGCGGTACTTCTCTATTTTTTAGGATGTTATATACTTACTTTAAGATGGAAAACTATCCTGTCTATAAGTAATTGTAGAGCATCTTCTAAAAACCTCTTTTTACTGATTATGATGGGACAGTTTATAAACAATATAACCCCATCTATGAAAGGAGGGAGTGAACCTTTTAGAGCCTATTATCTCTCGAAGTTGGAAAATATCCCAAAATCTATATCTTTCTCTAGTGTTATAGTTGAAAGGGTTTTAGACACTGTTGCCTTTTTAGTATTGTCCCTTCTTGTGATTCTGTACTTTCTGATAGAAGGTATCCCCCTTGTAGAAGAACTTGTGGTAGTGTGGTTATTAATAGGTGTCCTCATGGTTATCAGTGTATATATTATAATGCATAGATCCCTCCCCTACAAAGTGGCATCAAAGTTGATAAGGATAATATCCTATGTATCTTCTAAAAACATACCTGAAAAGGAGATTTATAAGTCGATAGAAGATCTACAACAGAATATACTTTTTCTCCATAACAATAGAAAAAAGATGGTAATGCCCTTTATCCTTACCTTTCTCTGGTGGTTTTTAGATATATTTAAAAATTACATACTCTTTCTGTCCATTGGTTATAGAGTATCTCCAATAGCCCTCTCTTCAACCTACTTAGTCTCCCTACTTGTAGGTATCCTCCCCACATTACCAGGTAGTCTTGGAGTATCTGACGCTGTATCTATAACACTCTACTCCTACTTTGGAATTCCTCACTCCATCTCCACTACTGGAACCCTCTTAGATAGGGTGGTATCTTACCTAATACCTACGTTGTTTGGATTTGTTGCCTACTATATAATAAGAAGAAAATTAAAGAAGTAA
- a CDS encoding 50S ribosomal protein L3, producing MGMNRNRPRRGSLAFSPRKRAKRPVPRIRSWPDEERIRLQAFPVYKAGTTHALIKENNPKSPNAGQEVFTPVTILEAPDINVAGIRVYERTTRGLKTLTEVWADNLDKELSRKITLPKERESDVDKLDKLVDKIVDVRAIVHTNPKNTCLPKKKPEILEIRIGGKNINERLSYAKEILGKSMSIKDVFSEGEFVDTIGVTKGKGFQGPVKRWGVKIQFGKHKRQGVGRHVGSIGPWTPKRIMWTVPMAGQMGYHQRTEYNKRILKIGDNGEEVTPKGGFLHYGIIKNNYVILKGSVQGPPKRLIVLRSAIRCPEDKFGLPEITYLSRESKQGN from the coding sequence ATGGGTATGAATAGAAATAGACCTCGTAGAGGTTCTTTGGCCTTTAGTCCAAGGAAGAGGGCTAAGAGACCAGTTCCAAGAATAAGGTCCTGGCCAGATGAGGAGAGAATTAGACTCCAGGCTTTCCCTGTATATAAGGCAGGAACTACACACGCTCTAATTAAGGAGAACAATCCAAAAAGCCCAAACGCTGGACAGGAGGTATTTACACCTGTAACCATATTGGAGGCTCCCGATATTAACGTTGCTGGCATCAGAGTCTATGAAAGGACTACAAGGGGTTTAAAGACGTTAACTGAGGTATGGGCTGATAACTTAGATAAAGAACTGTCTAGAAAAATAACCCTTCCAAAGGAAAGAGAATCTGACGTGGACAAGTTAGATAAACTTGTAGATAAGATAGTTGATGTAAGGGCCATAGTTCATACAAATCCCAAAAATACATGCCTCCCAAAGAAGAAGCCTGAGATACTGGAGATAAGAATAGGTGGTAAAAACATCAACGAGAGACTCTCCTACGCCAAGGAGATACTAGGTAAATCAATGTCTATAAAGGATGTATTCTCAGAGGGCGAGTTTGTAGATACAATAGGTGTTACAAAGGGTAAGGGGTTCCAGGGACCTGTTAAGAGATGGGGGGTAAAGATACAGTTTGGAAAACATAAGAGACAGGGAGTAGGTAGACACGTAGGTTCTATAGGACCCTGGACACCTAAGAGAATTATGTGGACAGTACCAATGGCTGGACAGATGGGGTATCACCAAAGGACAGAGTACAACAAGAGGATACTGAAGATTGGAGATAACGGAGAAGAAGTAACTCCTAAGGGAGGGTTCCTACACTACGGAATAATCAAGAACAACTACGTAATCCTTAAAGGTTCAGTTCAAGGTCCTCCAAAGAGGCTTATTGTATTGAGAAGTGCTATAAGGTGTCCAGAGGATAAGTTTGGACTACCTGAGATAACCTATCTAAGTAGGGAGTCTAAACAGGGCAATTAA
- a CDS encoding S-layer protein, whose protein sequence is MRCIEIVKVMAVVFLILPLSYSLSITSTPALVISNKDTPDVEYAKMIMDKYYLKRKIQILNESAVDILERKVEYVPILDNKNLSLDKGRYKLYIEYEIENNSKLRYKEIILSFKITNDNEIDFLGKKYEVLNRDDKKLILYTSVKKIATNSSFNYSDYRIIPKLVSVDNQVLIVDICKGNTSVEKNVKLRKGKICYLDEKIALLYEGVDKRKFIIKIYNIAILEDGKDFSLNRNFTVSLSEDKINLIYRDPENVKGPLSIYNYHIKMVNSTLFKYFRITYINNYKVSLEDRDMVDFGEGAYLIKNDSEMFILKDGKVFNRSLVEYYTPNVLLDSENLLTVNCNIILVGGPEANKLTKDILKYLKVPITREYPGKHVGVIQTIENPYNPNYSIMVVAGSDRWGTKASVMALVDGVYREGDVIYVEWINNTYRVLS, encoded by the coding sequence TTGAGATGTATTGAAATAGTTAAGGTAATGGCGGTAGTTTTTCTAATACTTCCTTTAAGTTATTCCCTATCGATAACCTCCACTCCAGCCTTGGTGATATCCAACAAGGATACTCCAGATGTAGAGTACGCTAAGATGATTATGGACAAGTATTACTTAAAAAGGAAGATCCAAATCTTGAATGAGAGTGCAGTGGATATTCTAGAAAGAAAAGTAGAATATGTACCTATACTTGACAATAAAAACCTTTCTTTGGATAAAGGTAGATATAAATTGTATATAGAATATGAAATAGAGAACAATAGTAAATTAAGATATAAAGAAATAATTCTTTCATTTAAGATAACTAACGATAATGAAATAGATTTCTTAGGTAAAAAATATGAGGTATTAAATAGAGATGACAAGAAATTGATTCTATACACTTCAGTAAAAAAGATCGCTACTAATTCCTCTTTCAACTATAGTGATTATAGAATAATTCCAAAGTTAGTATCTGTCGATAATCAGGTATTAATTGTTGATATTTGCAAGGGTAATACATCGGTAGAAAAAAATGTAAAATTAAGAAAGGGTAAGATTTGTTATTTAGATGAAAAGATAGCCCTACTTTATGAGGGAGTAGATAAAAGGAAGTTTATAATAAAAATATACAACATCGCTATCCTAGAAGATGGTAAAGATTTTTCCCTCAATAGGAATTTTACAGTATCTTTATCTGAAGATAAAATAAATTTGATTTATAGAGATCCAGAGAATGTTAAAGGGCCTCTTAGTATATACAACTACCATATTAAAATGGTAAACAGTACACTTTTTAAATACTTTAGGATAACTTACATCAACAACTACAAGGTAAGTCTTGAAGATAGGGATATGGTAGATTTTGGAGAAGGTGCTTACTTAATAAAGAACGACAGTGAGATGTTCATCTTGAAAGATGGAAAAGTATTTAACAGAAGTTTAGTGGAATACTATACTCCAAATGTCCTTTTAGATAGTGAAAACCTACTAACAGTAAATTGTAACATTATTCTAGTAGGAGGACCTGAAGCAAATAAACTCACCAAAGATATTTTAAAGTATCTGAAGGTACCAATAACTAGAGAATATCCTGGAAAACATGTAGGTGTAATACAAACTATAGAGAACCCCTACAATCCAAACTACTCCATAATGGTAGTTGCAGGTTCAGATAGATGGGGTACCAAGGCCTCTGTAATGGCACTAGTAGATGGTGTATACAGAGAAGGAGATGTTATCTACGTTGAATGGATAAACAATACCTATAGAGTTCTAAGTTAA
- a CDS encoding DUF2120 family protein yields MIIKAITGKIMRSLEAFKGSKPIYDRNDLLIVRGICRDKRFEEYNSIKEYLEDKLKENGFEIVNNREDIELFVEKIDEKLGGRDNCIYPDTFGFERLKRSFEEMGCLCDYVIGRKGDITVGICMWYDKIKREPKFVEVICC; encoded by the coding sequence GTGATTATAAAGGCCATCACTGGAAAAATTATGAGATCCCTAGAGGCATTTAAAGGATCAAAGCCTATATACGATAGAAACGACCTTTTAATTGTTAGAGGTATTTGTAGGGATAAAAGGTTTGAAGAGTACAACTCAATTAAGGAGTATTTAGAGGATAAATTGAAAGAGAACGGTTTTGAGATCGTAAATAATAGAGAAGATATAGAGTTGTTCGTAGAGAAAATAGATGAAAAACTGGGAGGTAGAGATAACTGTATATACCCAGATACCTTCGGTTTTGAGAGATTAAAAAGATCTTTTGAGGAGATGGGATGTCTCTGTGATTATGTAATTGGTAGAAAGGGAGATATTACAGTAGGCATATGTATGTGGTACGACAAGATAAAAAGGGAGCCTAAATTTGTAGAGGTAATATGCTGTTAA
- the rpl4p gene encoding 50S ribosomal protein L4 → MRTKVYGVDGSEKGEIELPYVFETDYRPDLIRRAFLSAFTARLQPKGVDPMAGKRTSAKSIGKGHGMARVRRTREGKAAFVPQAVGGRRCHPPKVEKILHERINKKERIKALMSAIAASANSELVRNRGHVVEDVPSIPLVIENEFEGVSKTKEVFEIFKNLGLDKDVERAKNGIKIRAGKGKMRGRRYRKPKSVLVVVSDLCNAVKGARNLPGVDVITVDSLGILHIAPGGDAGRLTLWTEGAIEKLRERF, encoded by the coding sequence ATGAGAACTAAAGTATACGGTGTAGATGGCTCTGAAAAGGGGGAGATAGAATTACCATATGTATTTGAAACTGACTATAGACCTGACTTAATTAGGAGGGCTTTCCTATCTGCATTTACTGCAAGGTTGCAGCCAAAGGGAGTAGATCCAATGGCAGGTAAGAGGACCTCTGCAAAGTCCATAGGTAAAGGACATGGTATGGCAAGGGTTAGGAGAACAAGAGAAGGTAAGGCTGCATTTGTGCCCCAGGCTGTAGGAGGTAGAAGATGTCATCCTCCAAAAGTGGAGAAGATACTCCATGAGAGGATAAACAAGAAAGAGAGGATAAAGGCATTAATGAGTGCTATAGCAGCCTCTGCCAACTCTGAGTTGGTAAGGAACAGGGGACATGTTGTAGAGGATGTACCTTCTATTCCATTAGTTATAGAGAATGAATTTGAAGGTGTATCTAAGACCAAAGAGGTATTTGAGATATTTAAAAACTTAGGTTTAGATAAAGACGTTGAGAGGGCGAAAAACGGTATTAAGATCAGGGCTGGAAAAGGTAAAATGAGAGGTAGAAGATATAGAAAACCTAAGAGTGTATTGGTAGTTGTAAGTGATCTCTGTAATGCTGTTAAAGGTGCCAGGAATCTACCAGGTGTAGATGTGATAACTGTAGATAGTTTAGGAATACTTCATATAGCACCAGGAGGAGATGCTGGGAGGTTGACACTCTGGACTGAGGGGGCTATAGAGAAGTTAAGGGAGAGATTTTAA
- the pyrE gene encoding orotate phosphoribosyltransferase: MKEELIHALKNRGCIKFGDFILSSGKRSNYYIDIKRAITDPRILKTIAKMISNYIDEELKNKNLKIGGIELGSVPIATAVSLETEKELIIIRKKSKDYGTKSKIEGDLKEGDMVILVEDVTTTGGNVIKAVEEIRSMGGVVDRVFVVVDRGEGAKDNLEKIGVKLIPLITVDELM; this comes from the coding sequence TTGAAAGAAGAGTTAATACATGCTCTAAAGAATAGAGGCTGTATCAAATTTGGTGATTTCATCCTTTCATCTGGAAAGAGGAGTAACTACTATATAGATATTAAAAGGGCCATTACAGATCCAAGGATATTAAAAACTATCGCAAAAATGATAAGTAATTATATAGATGAGGAGTTAAAAAATAAAAACTTAAAGATTGGAGGGATTGAATTAGGTTCTGTACCAATAGCCACTGCAGTATCTCTTGAAACAGAAAAGGAGTTAATAATAATACGTAAAAAATCCAAAGACTATGGTACTAAAAGTAAGATAGAGGGGGATTTGAAAGAGGGGGATATGGTTATCCTAGTTGAAGATGTTACCACCACAGGAGGGAATGTTATAAAGGCTGTAGAGGAGATTAGATCCATGGGAGGAGTTGTTGATAGGGTATTTGTAGTAGTGGATAGAGGGGAGGGAGCCAAGGATAACTTAGAAAAAATAGGTGTTAAGTTAATACCTTTAATTACTGTAGATGAATTGATGTAA
- the amrS gene encoding AmmeMemoRadiSam system radical SAM enzyme, translating to MVIRKNEEKLHEAMYYEPLDNKLVRCTLCPRYCVIPPGRRGFCRCRENIDGKLYAINYGKVCSAAVDPIEKKPLYHFYPGSLTFSIATGGCNFRCKHCQNWEVSQRAPDEIIYTTLYPEDIVKMTLEYRCDGISYTYTEPTVFYELMYDTVNIARRKGLYNVMVTNGYINEEPLRNLKIDGMNIDIKGNERFYREVCSGSLEPVLRTAVLSKKMGIHVEITNLIIPTYNDNIEDILNIIHFVRDYLGRDTPLHFTRFFPRYKLLDIPPTPIEVLERARNLALEEGLKYVYIGNVPGHEGENTYCPKCGTLLIDRSKFTGIIINIDRSSGIPKCPNCGEVVDIVM from the coding sequence ATGGTTATCAGAAAAAATGAAGAAAAACTCCACGAGGCTATGTACTACGAGCCTTTAGATAATAAATTAGTTAGATGCACCCTATGTCCCAGATACTGTGTAATTCCCCCCGGTAGAAGAGGTTTCTGTAGGTGTAGGGAGAACATAGATGGAAAACTCTACGCCATAAACTATGGTAAAGTATGTTCCGCCGCTGTAGATCCCATTGAAAAAAAGCCCCTCTATCACTTCTATCCAGGTTCCCTTACATTCTCTATAGCCACTGGAGGATGTAACTTTAGGTGTAAACACTGTCAAAACTGGGAGGTTAGCCAGAGGGCCCCTGACGAGATTATCTATACTACCCTCTACCCCGAGGATATAGTAAAGATGACACTAGAATATAGATGTGACGGTATATCCTACACCTACACTGAACCGACAGTATTCTACGAACTTATGTACGATACTGTGAATATAGCCAGGAGGAAAGGTTTATACAACGTCATGGTGACAAATGGATATATAAACGAGGAGCCCTTGAGAAACTTAAAGATAGACGGGATGAACATAGATATAAAAGGCAACGAGAGGTTTTACAGAGAGGTGTGTAGTGGATCACTGGAACCTGTTCTGAGAACTGCCGTACTCTCCAAAAAGATGGGTATCCATGTGGAGATAACTAACCTTATAATACCTACCTACAACGACAACATAGAGGATATTTTAAATATAATACACTTCGTAAGGGACTACTTAGGTAGAGATACACCTCTCCACTTCACAAGGTTCTTCCCAAGGTATAAGTTGTTAGATATCCCTCCAACACCTATAGAGGTTTTAGAAAGGGCTAGGAACCTTGCCTTAGAGGAGGGTTTAAAGTACGTCTATATAGGAAACGTCCCAGGACATGAGGGGGAGAATACCTACTGTCCAAAGTGTGGAACTCTACTTATAGACAGATCGAAATTTACAGGGATAATTATTAATATCGATAGAAGTTCTGGGATTCCAAAGTGTCCTAACTGTGGAGAGGTGGTGGATATAGTGATGTGA